Proteins from one Haliaeetus albicilla chromosome 4, bHalAlb1.1, whole genome shotgun sequence genomic window:
- the HNMT gene encoding histamine N-methyltransferase: MASPMRSLLTDPARYLQAFRLFLTNSTEHQCMREFVERQLPAVIASIGNGKSTINILSVGGGAGEIDLLILSKLQARYPGVTINNDVIEPSADQIFKYKERVAETSNLENVKFTWHEETAYEYESRMNAEKKAKKWDFIHMIQMLYYEKDVPATIRYFHSLLEAQAKLLIILVSETSGWEMLWKKYGSSFPLDDLCSYVSSADIKRILDSAGLKYQLYELPSHMDITSCFIEGNKDGELLLDFLTETCEFSKNAPPELKHQVMEDLRKPECSEKRDGKVLFNNNLSVIVIEP, translated from the exons ATGGCATCGCCCATGAGGAGCTTGCTCACCGACCCCGCCAGATACCTCCAGGCTTTCCGCCTCTTCCTCACGAATTCGACCGAGCACCAGTGCATGCGGGAGTTCGTGGAGAGGCAGCTGCCGGCTGTGATAGCGAG taTTGGAAACGGGAAGTCTACAATCAATATTCTAAGTGTTGGTGGTGGAGCAG GTGAGATTGACCTGCTGATCCTGTCAAAACTACAAGCCAGATACCCAGGGGTCACCATCAACAATGATGTGATAGAGCCAAGTGCTGACCAAATCTTCAAGTACAAag AGCGTGTGGCTGAGACATCAAACCTCGAGAATGTAAAGTTTACCTGGCATGAGGAGACAGCTTATGAATATGAAAGTCGAATGAATGCAGAAAAGAAGGCTAAAAAATGGGACTTCATTCACATGATCCAG ATGCTGTATTATGAGAAAGACGTCCCAGCAACTATCCGGTATTTCCACAGCCTCCTGGAAGCGCAGGCAAAGCTCCTCATTATCCTGGTATCAG AAACCAGCGGCTGGGAAATGCTGTGGAAGAAGTATGGGTCTTCCTTCCCTTTAGATGATCTCTGCTCTTACGTTTCCTCTGCTGACATCAAAAGGATACTGGATTCAGCTGGGCTGAAGTACCAGCTCTACGAGCTCCCATCCCACATGGACATAACGAGCTGCTTTATTGAAGGGAACAAGGatggggagctgctgctggattTCCTGACAGAAACTTGTGAGTTTTCTAAAAATGCTCCTCCTGAACTAAAGCATCAGGTAATGGAAGATTTAAGAAAGCCTGAATGCAGTGAAAAAAGAGATGGGAAGGTGCTTTTTAATAACAACCTGAGTGTAATAGTAATTGAGCCATGA